Genomic window (Paenibacillus sp. PK3_47):
ATTCAGGGTTCAGGTGAGCTGTACAGGCTAGGCGCATATTGCAGGCAGATAGGGGCAACGAGTGCGTGCGCAGTAGTGGACCCTTATATTCTGTCTCATTATGGAGACGGTATCGCCCGCAGCTTCCACGAGGCAGATTTGCCGCTGGTGCAGCTTGAGTTCAAGGGCGAATGCAGCCTGAAGCAGGTGGAAGAGATTGCAGCGGGGCTGGATCCGGATGCCACAGTCATCATTGTTGGAATAGGCGGCGGCAAAACGCTGGATACTGCCAAAGCAGTCAGTCACATTGCCAATCTGCCGGTGATCATTGTACCTACGGCCGCATCTACGGATGCGCCGTGCAGTGCTATATCTGTGCTGCACACAGAAGAAGGAGAGCTGGACCAGTATCTCCAATTGCGGCGCAGTCCGGACATCGTGGTTGCTGATGTGGAGATCATTGCCAAAGCGCCGCCAAGGCTGCTGGCTGCAGGAATGGGGGATGCATTATCCACCTATTATGAAGCCCGGGCCTGCCGTAAGTCCGGGGCCATCACGAATGCGGGAGGTACCGGCTCCATTGCCGCCTTTGCGCTGGCCCGTGCATGTCTGGATACACTGCTCGCAGAGGGCGCAGAGGCCATGAAAGATGTACGGCAAGGCGTAGTATCTCCTGCAGTGGCCCATATTGTTGAAACGAATATTTACCTCAGCGGCACCGGTTTTGAGAGCGGAGGGCTGGCTGCGGCCCATGGGATCCATAACGGGCTGTCGGTGCTTGAAGAATGCCGGCACATGCTGCACGGGGAGAAGGTTGCTTTTGCCACACTCGTCCAGCTGATGCTTGAACAGGCACCGGAGGATGAAATCAGCGGAGTCATTACTTTTTGCCGGTCGGTGGGATTGCCGGTAACGCTGTGGGAAGTGGGGATTGCAGAGCCTCAGGAAGACAGGCTCAGGCTTGCTGCAGTGGCCAGCTGTTCGGCTGATAGTCCGATCTTTAATATGCCTTTCCCTGTTAGCCCGGAACAGGTGCTGGAGGCGATTATAGCCGCTGACCGGCGGGGCCGGGAGTCTAATAAAGACTGTTAATAATTACGTGACACTGCCCTACATATTAAGCCTCCAGGTTTCAAACAATGAGAACACTCACTGAAGAAGCCGAAGGAGGCGTTAGAAATGAAGCCTGTTTTAAAACGTTTGAAGAAAGGCCGTTATTTCGTTCAATGTAAATCCCTGTGTTTTGCAACCTTTATGGTAATTTTGGTAACTGTACTGATATCTGCGGGACCGAATGCTGCAGAAGCAAAGACTGTGTTATCCCCGGAGAATTACGGCGGCCAACTAAATTTGTCCGTATCTGTACCATCGGAAACTGACTCCTCAGCCGGCGCATCAGGAGTCACCGCAGATAACGGGAAGGCTCCCGCCCGCAGCCGGGTGGCCATTATTGTCGACGACTTCGGCAACAATATGCGGGGCACGGAGGAAATGTTCGCACTGCCGGTCAAGATTACCGCTGCCGTAATGCCGTTCATGCCAACGACTGAGAAGGACGCCCGGCGCGCTCATGAGCTTGGCTTTGATGTGCTGGTACATTTGCCGATGGAGCCGCGCCAGGGCAAGCCGGAATGGCTGGGGCCGGGTGCCGTTCTGACAAATATGAGCGATGCCGAGGTGCGGCAGAAGGTGGAGGCTGCACTCGATAATGTTCCATATGCCGTCGGCATCAATAATCATATGGGCTCCAAAGTGACCGGAGATGAACGGGTTATGGGCATTGTCCTTGCAGTCTGCAAGGAACGCGGGTTGTTTTTTGTCGACAGCCATAC
Coding sequences:
- a CDS encoding glycerol dehydrogenase; the protein is MTQITRSPLKYIQGSGELYRLGAYCRQIGATSACAVVDPYILSHYGDGIARSFHEADLPLVQLEFKGECSLKQVEEIAAGLDPDATVIIVGIGGGKTLDTAKAVSHIANLPVIIVPTAASTDAPCSAISVLHTEEGELDQYLQLRRSPDIVVADVEIIAKAPPRLLAAGMGDALSTYYEARACRKSGAITNAGGTGSIAAFALARACLDTLLAEGAEAMKDVRQGVVSPAVAHIVETNIYLSGTGFESGGLAAAHGIHNGLSVLEECRHMLHGEKVAFATLVQLMLEQAPEDEISGVITFCRSVGLPVTLWEVGIAEPQEDRLRLAAVASCSADSPIFNMPFPVSPEQVLEAIIAADRRGRESNKDC
- a CDS encoding divergent polysaccharide deacetylase family protein, whose protein sequence is MKPVLKRLKKGRYFVQCKSLCFATFMVILVTVLISAGPNAAEAKTVLSPENYGGQLNLSVSVPSETDSSAGASGVTADNGKAPARSRVAIIVDDFGNNMRGTEEMFALPVKITAAVMPFMPTTEKDARRAHELGFDVLVHLPMEPRQGKPEWLGPGAVLTNMSDAEVRQKVEAALDNVPYAVGINNHMGSKVTGDERVMGIVLAVCKERGLFFVDSHTNYRSVAGRMAREIGLPPVENHIFLDDVHSSSHVIKQLQLVRERALDQRYCITIGHVGIQGKETAAGIRSGIARMKDKVEFVGISELVRDEWKWKAQLTLP